A single window of Nicotiana sylvestris chromosome 5, ASM39365v2, whole genome shotgun sequence DNA harbors:
- the LOC104210499 gene encoding pentatricopeptide repeat-containing protein At1g20230, translating to MSVRQFQTVRAFVTLNHNSILTLITSLSQTQQIHAHILKTGNSNDTYFTNNLLSLYLNCRRFTDAESLLHSLPNPNIFSFKTLIHASSKSNLFSYTLVLFSRLISACILPDVHILPSAIKACAGLSAVEVGKQVHGFGLTTGLALDSFVEASLVHMYVKCNQLKCARKVFDKMLEQDLVSWSALASGYAKRGDVVNAKLVFDRAGKLGIEPNLVSWNGMIAGFNQSGYYLEAVLMFLRMKLGGFRSDGTSISSVLPAIGGLEDLKMGVQVHCHVIKMGLECDICIISALIDMYGKCRCTLEMSRVFEGAEEMDLGAFNALVAGLSRNGLVDEAFKVFKKFKRKGTELNVVSWTSMIGSCSQHGKDLEALEIFREMQLTKVMPNSVTISSLLPACGNIAALVHGKATHCFSLRNCFSDDVYVGSALIDMYANCGRIQVARLIFDRMSIRNLVCWNAMISGYAMHGKATEAIEIFELMQRSGQKPDFISFTSVLSACSQAGLIEQGQDYFYSMSTVHGLEARVEHYACMVSLLGRAGKLIDAYNMMSTMPVEPDACVWGALLSSCRLHHNTSLGEIAANKLFELEPKNPGNYILLSNIYASNNRWKEVDRVRDMMKYVGLSKNPGCSWIEIKNKVHMLLAGDDLHPQMPQIMEKLRKLSMDMKNSGVSHDMDFVLQDVEEQDKELILCGHSEKLAVVLGILNTNPGTPLNVIKNLRICGDCHSFIKFISSFEGREIYVRDTNRFHHFKEGVCSCGDYW from the coding sequence ATGAGTGTCAGGCAATTCCAAACAGTGCGTGCATTTGTTACCCTTAACCACAACAGCATCTTAACTCTCATCACATCTCTGTCCCAAACACAACAAATTCACGCTCATATCCTCAAAACTGGCAATTCTAATGACACCTATTTCACCAACAATCTCCTTTCCCTTTACCTCAACTGTCGCCGCTTTACCGATGCAGAATCTCTTCTCCACTCACTTCCTAACCCCAATatcttctctttcaaaactcTCATTCACGCTTCTTCAAAATCCAATCTTTTCAGCTACACACTTGTTTTATTTTCTCGACTTATATCCGCATGTATTTTACCTGATGTACATATCCTTCCTAGTGCTATTAAGGCATGTGCTGGATTATCGGCAGTAGAAGTTGGGAAGCAAGTTCATGGGTTTGGTTTAACAACTGGGTTGGCTTTAGATTCGTTTGTTGAAGCTTCTTTGGTTCATATGTATGTGAAATGTAACCAGTTAAAATGTGCACGtaaggtgtttgataaaatgcttgaACAGGATTTGGTTTCTTGGAGTGCTTTAGCTTCCGGTTATGCGAAACGAGGGGATGTTGTTAATGCTAAGTTGGTGTTTGATCGAGCTGGGAAGTTGGGTATTGAGCCGAATCTTGTTTCGTGGAATGGTATGATTGCGGGGTTTAATCAGAGCGGGTATTATCTGGAGGCGGTTTTGATGTTTCTGAGGATGAAGTTGGGAGGGTTTAGGAGTGACGGGACGAGTATTTCTAGCGTTCTTCCTGCTATAGGTGGCTTGGAGGATCTTAAGATGGGTGTTCAAGTTCATTGTCATGTGATTAAAATGGGTCTTGAATGTGATATCTGTATTATCAGCGCATTAATTGATATGTATGGCAAGTGTAGATGTACTTTGGAGATGTCACGAGTCTTTGAAGGAGCAGAAGAAATGGATTTGGGTGCTTTTAATGCTTTGGTAGCGGGGCTCTCGCGGAATGGCCTTGTTGATGAGGCTTTCAAAGTTTTCAAAAAGTTCAAGCGCAAAGGGACTGAATTAAATGTGGTCTCGTGGACTTCGATGATTGGTTCTTGCTCGCAACATGGCAAAGACCTTGAAGCGctagagattttcagagaaatgCAGTTGACTAAGGTGATGCCAAACTCTGTAACAATTTCTAGTTTGCTTCCAGCTTGTGGAAATATCGCGGCACTAGTGCACGGAAAGGCAACACATTGCTTCTCTCTTAGAAATTGTTTTTCAGATGATGTCTATGTTGGTAGTGCATTAATAGATATGTATGCCAATTGTGGAAGGATTCAGGTGGCTCGCCTCATTTTTGACAGGATGTCCATACGTAATTTGGTTTGTTGGAATGCAATGATCAGTGGATACGCAATGCATGGAAAGGCTACGGAAGCTATTGAGATCTTTGAGCTAATGCAAAGGAGTGGGCAGAAACCTGACTTCATTAGTTTCACGAGTGTTTTATCTGCATGCAGCCAAGCAGGCCTTATAGAACAAGGGCAAGATTACTTTTATTCTATGTCTACAGTTCATGGACTTGAGGCCAGAGTTGAGCACTATGCTTGTATGGTGAGCCTTCTAGGTCGTGCAGGAAAGCTCATAGACGCCTATAACATGATGTCCACAATGCCAGTTGAACCTGATGCATGTGTTTGGGGTGCTTTATTAAGTTCTTGCAGACTACACCATAATACGAGTTTGGGCGAGATTGCTGCTAATAAGCTCTTTGAGCTAGAACCCAAGAATCCTGGAAACTACATCCTACTGTCAAATATTTATGCTTCTAACAACAGATGGAAAGAAGTAGACAGGGTGAGGGATATGATGAAATATGTGGGATTGAGTAAAAATCCTGGATGTAGTTGGATTGAAATAAAAAACAAAGTGCACATGTTATTAGCAGGAGATGATTTACATCCTCAAATGCCACAGATTATGGAAAAATTACGAAAATTGAGCATGGACATGAAGAATTCAGGTGTTTCACATGATATGGATTTTGTTTTGCAAGATGTTGAAGAACAGGACAAGGAGCTGATCTTGTGTGGACATAGTGAGAAGTTGGCGGTAGTTTTAGGAATTTTGAACACTAATCCTGGGACTCCTCTAAATGTCATAAAGAACCTTAGGATATGTGGCGACTGCCATTCGTTTATCAAATTCATCTCCAGCTTTGAGGGGAGAGAGATTTATGTTAGAGACACAAACCGTTTTCATCACTTCAAAGAAGGTGTGTGCTCATGTGGGGATTATTGGTGA